Proteins co-encoded in one Gopherus evgoodei ecotype Sinaloan lineage unplaced genomic scaffold, rGopEvg1_v1.p scaffold_363_arrow_ctg1, whole genome shotgun sequence genomic window:
- the LOC115641837 gene encoding LOW QUALITY PROTEIN: homeobox and leucine zipper protein Homez-like (The sequence of the model RefSeq protein was modified relative to this genomic sequence to represent the inferred CDS: inserted 5 bases in 5 codons; deleted 2 bases in 2 codons), translated as QLVWTQASQTSELDGHQPLRQAFSYFPYPSLADLALLCLRHGLQLEKVKAWFMAQRLRCGISWSAEEIEETRARLACRQDRPAFGAPAGPRAPLPQTGKALGGREAPVAAHHKAKPQESPGXCSAVARGPPEPGRASTVPYPKAKETLTPPPXLFPTPPPPCRAWADSPAGASHPDTAWDLSKPCRLXAVDTAPPSSGTTVNGAEAWARPGHPHSTLEAQRQRKSRRKSKEQLAVLKSFFLRCQWARREDYXWLERITGLPRAEIIQWFGDTRYALKHGHLRWFWDNTVPPAATLEPGPRTDTGPLERYWAARQQLRQDDLPALCRESGMGAQQVLNXFYSPHPSPEVVVCLGEEPERRGRGGRAHVQDDGEEITTSRGKRTWHPGMRSFGDFPGRAGLGGADSRLCF; from the exons CAGCTGGTGTGGACCCAGGCGTCCCAGACCAGCGAGCTGGACGGCCACCAGCCGCTGCGCCAGGCCTTCAGCTacttcccctaccccagcctggccGACCTG GCACTGCTGTGCCTGCGCCACGGCCTGCAATTGGAGAAGGTCAAGGCCTGGTTCATGGCCCAGCGGCTGCGCTGC GGCATCAGCTGGAGCGCCGAGGAGATCGAGGAGACGCGGGCGCGGCTGGCCTGCCGCCAGGACCGCCCGGCCTTTGGGGCCCCTGCTGGCCCCCGCGCCCCCCTGCCGCAAACTGGCAaggccctgggaggcagggaagccCCCGTGGCCGCACACCACAAAGCCAAGCCCCAGGAATCCCCAG GCTGTTCGGCTGTGGCCCGGGGccccccagagccggggagagctTCCACAGTCCCCTACCCCAAAGCCAAAGAGACGCTGACGCCACCCC ACCTTTTCCCCACGCCACCCCCTCCGTGCCGGGCCTGGGCGGATTCTCCGGCTGGCGCCAGCCACCCAGACACCGCCTGGGACCTCAGCAAACCCTGCCGGC GGGCAGTTGACACCGCACCGCCCTCCTCCGGAACCACCGTCAATGGGGCTGAGGCTTGGGCCCGGCCTGGCCACCCCCACAGCACCCTGGAGGCCCAGCGGCAGCGGAAGAGCCGGCGGAAGAGCAAGGAGCAGCTGGCGGTGCTGAAGTCGTTCTTCCTGCGGTGCCAGTGGGCGCGGCGGGAGGATT catggctggagcggatcaccggcctgccgCGGGCAGAGATCATCCAGTGGTTCGGGGACACCCGCTACGCCCTCAAGCACGGGCACCTGCGGTGGTTCTGGGATAACACCGTGCCCcccgctgccaccctggagcccggGCCCCGCACGGACACGGGCCCGCTGGAGCGGTACTGGGCCGCCCGGCAGCAGCTGCGCCAGGATGACCTGCCAGCCCTGTGCCGTGAGTCGGGCATGGGGGCCCAGCAGGTGCTGA TGTTCTACTCCCCTCACCCGAGCCCTGAGGTGGTGGTGTGCCTGGGCGAGGAGCCTGAGAGACGAGGACGAGGAGGCCGGGCTCATGTGCAGGACGACGGGGAGGAGATTACGACGAGCCGAGGGAAGAGGACCTGGCACCCAGGAATGAGGAGCTTCGGAGACTTCCCGGGGAGGGCGGGGTTGGGAGGAGCCGACTC GCGCCTCTGTTTCTAG